One genomic segment of Hemibagrus wyckioides isolate EC202008001 linkage group LG08, SWU_Hwy_1.0, whole genome shotgun sequence includes these proteins:
- the cnot1 gene encoding CCR4-NOT transcription complex subunit 1 isoform X3, producing MNLDSLSLALSQISYLVDNLTKKNYRASQQEIQHIVNRHGPEADRHLLRCLFSHVDFSGDGKSSGKDFHQTQFLIQECVSLITKPNFISTLCYAIDNPLHYQKSLKPSPHLFPQLSKVLKLSKVQEVIFGLALLNSSTADLRGFAAQFVKQKLPDLLRSYVDADLGGSQEGGFQDIAIEALHLLLSHLLFGQKGSSGVGQEQIDAFLKTLCRDFPQERCPVVLAPLLYPEKRDILMDRILPDSGELAKTMMESSLAEFMQEVGYGFCASVDECRNIILQYGVREVTASQVARVLGMMARTHSGLSDGIALQSISAPGSGIWSDGKDKSDSSQLHSWNVEVLIDVVKELNPNLNFKEVTYELDHAGFMIRDSKGLQIVVYGIQRGLGMEVFPVDLIYRPWKHAEGQLSFIQQSLMSPEVFCFADYPCHAVVIDILKAPPEDDNREIATWKSLDLVESLLRLSEVGQYEQVKQLFSFPIKHCPDMLVLALLQISTSWHTLRHELISTLMPIFLGNHPNSAIILHYAWHGQGQSPSIRQLIMHSMAEWYMRGEQYDQAKLSRILDVAQDLKSLSMLLNGTPFAFVIDLAALASRREYLKLDKWLTDKIREHGEPFIQACVTFLKRRCPTIMGGLAPEKDQPKSAQLPPETLATMLACLQSCAGSVSQELSETILTMVANCSNVMNKARQPPPGVMSKVRAPSTSSLDAISPVDPLTAMGSLNLGSSATSHTQNMPGFPTPLSSAFSNPQSPAKAFPPLTNPNPSTAFGGISSLSSQLPGPLSSGSLSGIGSGLGMPAVSSDPFGPRKMSTPGLNPPTFQHSDLSQVWPEANQHFSKEIDDEANSYFQRIYNHPPHPTLSVDEVLEMLQRFKDSNIKREREVFNCMLRNLFEEYRFFPQYPDKELHITACLFGGIIEKGLVTYMALGLALRYVLEALRKPYGSKMYYFGIAALDRFKNRLKDYPQYCQHLASIGHFLQFPHHLQEYIEYGQQSRDPPVKMQGSITTPGSLALAQAQAQSQPPKPPQPGQASTLVTTTTTTTTVAKTSTITRPTAVGFKKDMPPSINTTNIDTLLVATDQTERIVEPPENIQEKIAFIFNNLSQSNMTQKVEELKETVKEEFMPWVSQYLVMKRVSIEPNFHSLYSNFLDTLKNPEFVKMVLNETYRNIKVLLTSDKAAANFSDRSLLKNLGHWLGMITLAKNKPILYTDLELKSLLLEAYVKGQQELLYVVPFVAKVLESSLRSVVFRPQNPWTMAIMNVLAELHQEHDLKLNLKFEIEVLCKNLSLDINDLKPGNLLKDKEKLKNLEEQLSAPKKETKPPEEMLPVVTSAAPSAPAATATTATTGPPTPQFSYHDINVYALAGLAPHININSNIPLLQAHPQLKQCVRQAIERAVQELVHPVVDRSIKIAMTTCEQIVRKDFALDSEESHMRVAAHHMMRNLTAGMAMITCREPLINNITANLKNTFAAALRAPTPQQREMMEEAANRIAQDNCELACCFIQKTAVEKAGPEMDKRLATEFELRKHARQEGRRYCDPMVLTYQAERMPEQIRLKVGGVDPKQLAVYEEFARNVPGFLPSNDLSQPTGFLAQPMKQQQQAWPTDDMAHIYDKCISDLEQHLHAIPPALAMNPQAQALRSLLEAVVMARNSRDGITALGLLQKAVEGLLDATSGADAELLLSYRECHLLVLKALQDSRAYGPQWCNKQITRCLIECRDEYKYNVEAVELLIRNHLVNMQQYDLHLAQSMENGLHYMAVAFAMQLVKLLLVDERSVSHITEADLFHTIETLMRTCAHSRANAPEGLPQLMDVVRSNYEAMIDRQHGGPNFMMHSGISQASEYDDPPGLREKAEYLLREWVNLYHSAAAGRDSTKAFSAFVGQMHQQGILKTDDLITRFFRLCTEMCVEISYRAQAEQQHNPAASAAIIRAKCYHNLDAFVRLIALLVKHSGEATNTVTKINLLNKVLGIVVGVLIQDHDVRQADFQQLPYHRIFIMLLLELNAPEHVLETINFQTLTAFCNTFHILRPTKAPGFVYAWLELISHRIFIARMLAHTPQQKGWPMYAQLLIDLFKFLAPFLRNVELNKPMQILYKGTLRVLLVLLHDFPEFLCDYHYGFCDVIPPNCIQLRNLILSAFPRNMRLPDPFTPNLKVDMLSEINIAPRILTNFTSVMPSQFKKDLDSYLKTRSPVTFLSELRSNLQVSNEPGNRYNIQLINALVLYVGTQAIAHIHNKGSTPSMSTITHSAHMDIFQNLAVDLDTEGRYLFLNAIANQLRYPNSHTHYFSCTMLYLFAEANAEAIQEQITRVLLERLIVNRPHPWGLLITFIELIKNPAFKFWSHDFVHCAPEIEKLFQSVAQCCMGQKQAQQVMEGTGAT from the exons ATGAATCTTGACTCGCTCTCGCTGGCTTTGTCTCAAATCAGCTACCTGGTGGACAATTTAACCAAGAAAAACTACAGAGCCAGCCAGCAAGAAATACAGCAT ATTGTGAATCGTCACGGCCCTGAGGCAGACAGACATCTATTACGCTGTCTCTTTTCCCATGTGGATTTTAGTGGCGATGGTAAAAGCAGTGGCAAAGATTTCCACCAG ACACAATTTCTGATCCAGGAGTGTGTGTCCCTTATCACGAAGCCAAATTTTATTTCAACTCTCTGCTACGCCATTGACAATCCTCTGCACTATCAGAAG AGTTTGAAGCCTTCGCCACATTTGTTTCCTCAACTAAGTAAAGTTCTCAAACTAAGCAAGGTTCAGGAG GTGATCTTTGGCCTTGCTCTTTTGAACTCGAGTACCGCAGACCTTCGAGGGTTTG CGGCTCAGTTTGTAAAGCAGAAGCTACCTGATCTCCTGCGCTCGTACGTGGACGCCGACCTCGGAGGTAGCCAGGAAGGTGGCTTCCAGGACATTGCCATAGAGGCTCTGCACCTGCTGCTCTCACACCTCCTGTTTGGGCAGAAAGGCTCCAGCGGAGTCGGGCAAGAACAGATCGACGCCTTCCTCAAAACACTGTGCAGAG ATTTCCCGCAGGAGCGTTGCCCTGTGGTGCTTGCACCACTGCTGTACCCTGAGAAACGGGACATTCTCATGGACAGGATCCTACCAGACTCTGGAGAGTTAGCCaagaccatgatggagagttccCTTGCGGAGTTTATGCAAGAAGTTGGCTATGGCTTTTGTGCAAG TGTCGATGAATGTAGGAATATAATCCTGCAGTATGGAGTGCGAGAGGTGACTGCCAGCCAGGTGGCCAGAGTGCTTGGCATGATGGCTCGCACTCACTCTGGCCTTTCTGATGGAATTGCGCTACAG TCCATCTCAGCTCCGGGTAGCGGCATCTGGAGCGACGGGAAAGACAAAAGCGACAGCTCTCAGCTGCACAGCTGGAATGTAGAAGTTCTGATTGACGTTGTTAAAGAGCTT AACCCCAATCTGAATTTCAAAGAGGTCACGTATGAGCTGGACCATGCAGGCTTCATGATCCGGGACAGTAAAGGGCTGCAGATTGTAGTGTATGGTATTCAGAGGGGTCTGGGTATGGAGGTCTTCCCTGTAGACCTCATCTACAGACCATGGAAGCATGCAGAAGGACAG CTCTCCTTCATCCAGCAATCCTTGATGAGTCCGGAGGTGTTCTGCTTTGCTGATTACCCCTGTCATGCCGTCGTCATCGACATCCTCAAAGCTCCACCTGAGGATGACAACAGGGAGATAGCCACATG GAAGAGCCTGGACCTGGTGGAGAGTCTGCTGCGACTGTCTGAGGTGGGCCAGTACGAGCAGGTCAAACAGCTTTTCAGCTTCCCCATCAAGCACTGTCCGGACATGCTGGTGCTGGCACTGTTGCAGATCAGCACATCCTGGCACACGCTGCGCCATGAGCTCATCTCTACGCTCATGCCCATTTTCCTGGGCAACCACCCCAACTCTGCCATCATCCTACATTATGCCTGGCATGGGCAG GGCCAGTCACCATCCATTCGGCAGCTCATTATGCACTCGATGGCGGAGTGGTACATGAGGGGAGAGCAGTATGACCAGGCCAAGCTCTCGCGTATCCTGGATGTGGCTCAGGACTTGAAG TCTCTCTCGATGCTGCTAAATGGTACTCCGTTTGCCTTTGTTATTGACCTTGCTGCACTTGCCTCTCGCCGTGAATACCTCAAACTAGACAAATGGCTGACCGATAAAATCCGAGAGCACGGG GAGCCGTTCATTCAGGCCTGCGTAACTTTCCTGAAGAGGCGCTGTCCCACCATCATGGGAGGACTGGCTCCGGAAAAAGACCAGCCAAAGAGTGCACAACTGCCTCCAGAAACTTTGGCTACTATGCTAGCCTGTTTGCAGTCCTGTGCAGG GAGTGTGTCACAAGAGTTGTCTGAGACAATCCTGACCATGGTGGCCAACTGTAGCAATGTGATGAACAAGGCTCGCCAGCCTCCTCCAGGTGTCATGTCAAAGGTCCGGGCACCCAGCACCAGCAGTCTGGACGCTATTTCCCCA GTGGACCCTCTCACTGCGATGGGCTCTCTCAATCTGGGCAGCTCAGCCACCTCTCACACTCAGAACATGCCAGGCTTCCCCACGCCTCTGAGCTCGGCCTTCAGCAACCCTCAGTCCCCTGCCAAGGCCTTCCCCCCTCTGACCAACCCCAACCCTAGCACGGCCTTCGGGGGCATCAGCAGCCTCTCCTCACAGCTCCCAG gtcCGTTGAGTTCAGGCAGCTTAAGTGGGATTGGATCAGGCTTGGGCATGCCAGCAGTGAGCAGTGACCCGTTTGGCCCAAGGAAGATGAGCACACCAGGGCTGAACCCACCCACCTTCCAGCATT CTGACCTCTCTCAGGTGTGGCCCGAGGCAAACCAGCACTTCAGTAAAGAGATTGATGACGAGGCCAACAGCTACTTCCAGCGAATCTACAACCATCCCCCTCACCCAACCCTGTCTGTGGATGAG gtgctggagatgctgcaGAGGTTTAAAGACTCGAACATCAAGCGGGAGCGGGAGGTCTTTAACTGCATGCTTCGCAACCTTTTTGAAGAGTACCGTTTCTTTCCTCAGTACCCAGATAAAGAGCTACACATCACCGCCTGCCTGTTCGGGGGCATTATTGAGAAGGGCCTGGTTACCTACATGGCCCTTGGTCTCGCCCTACGATATGTCCTGGAAGCTCTGCGCAAACCCTATGGCTCCAAAATGTATTACTTTGGCATTGCTGCACTGGATCGGTTCAAGAACag ATTGAAGGACTACCCACAGTATTGTCAGCACTTGGCCTCCATAGGCCATTTTCTGCAGTTTCCTCACCACTTGCAGGAG TATATAGAGTATGGCCAGCAGTCCCGTGACCCCCCGGTGAAGATGCAGGGCTCCATTACCACACCAGGCAGCCTGGCGCTGGCTCAAGCACAGGCTCAGTCCCAGCCTCCTAAACCCCCCCAGCCTGGCCAAGCCAGCACCCTGGTgaccaccacaacaaccaccaccaccgtcgCCAAAACCTCCACCATCACCAGGCCCACTGCAGTAGGTTTTAAGAAGGATATGCCA CCTTcaataaacaccacaaacatcgaCACACTACTTGTGGCTACAGACCAAACAGAAAGGATTGTGGAGCCTCCCGAGAACATTCAGGAGAAGATAGCTTTCATTTTCAACAACCTGTCCCAATCCAACATGACTCAGAAG GTTGAAGAGCTGAAGGAGACTGTGAAGGAGGAGTTTATGCCATGGGTGTCTCAGTACCTTGTGATGAAGCGTGTCAGTATCGAGCCAAACTTTCACAGCCTTTACTCTAACTTCCTTGACACGCTGAAAAATCCGGAGTTTGTTAAAATGGTTCTGAATGAAACCTACCGAAACATTAAG GTTCTCCTGACCTCTGACAAGGCAGCTGCTAATTTCTCTGATCGATCCCTGCTGAAGAATTTGGGCCACTGGCTTGGCATGATCACTCTAGCAAAGAACAAACCCATTCTTTATACT GATTTGGAGTTGAAATCTCTGTTACTGGAGGCTTATGTGAAAGGCCAACAAGAGCTGCTATATGTGGTCCCCTTCGTGGCTAAAGTCCTGGAGTCGAGTCTGCGTAGTGTG GTTTTCAGACCACAGAACCCTTGGACCATGGCCATCATGAATGTATTGGCCGAGCTACACCAGGAGCATGATCTGAAG CTAAACCTGAAGTTTGAGATTGAGGTGCTATGTAAGAACCTGTCTCTGGACATTAATGACCTGAAACCTGGGAACCTGctgaaagacaaagaaaagctgaaaaatCTAGAGGAGCAGCTGTCTGCACCAAAGAAGGAAACTAAACCTCCTGAAGAAATGCTGCCTGTAGTTACTTCAG CTGCTCCTTCAGCTCCTGCTGCCACAGCGACCACGGCCACCACGGGGCCACCCACACCACAGTTCAGCTACCATGACATCAATGTGTATGCACTAGCAGGCCTGGCCCCCCACATTAACATCAACAGCAAT ATCCCGCTGCTGCAGGCACATCCCCagttgaagcagtgtgtgagGCAGGCGATTGAGCGCGCTGTGCAGGAGCTCGTCCACCCTGTGGTGGACCGCTCCATCAAGATCGCCATGACCACATGCGAGCAGATTGTCAGGAAGGACTTTGCCCTTGACTCAGAGGAATCACACATGCGCGTCGCCGCCCACCACATGATGCGCAATTTGACTGCCGGAATGGCCATGATCACCTGCAGAGAGCCGCTTATTAATAACATCACCGCCAACCTGAAAAACACCTTTGCAGCTGCCCTCAGG GCTCCCACACCCCagcagagagagatgatggaagAGGCGGCTAACCGCATCGCTCAGGATAACTGTGAGCTGGCCTGCTGCTTCATTCAGAAGACCGCTGTGGAGAAAGCTGGACCAGAGATGGATAAGAGATTGGCCACT GAGTTTGAGCTAAGGAAACATGCTCGTCAGGAGGGCCGGCGCTACTGTGACCCCATGGTGCTCACTTACCAAGCAGAGCGCATGCCAGAGCAGATCCGCCTTAAG GTTGGTGGTGTGGACCCTAAGCAGCTGGCTGTTTATGAGGAGTTTGCCCGCAATGTGCCAGGCTTCCTGCCAAGCAATGATCTATCCCAGCCCACTGGATTTCTGGCCCAGCCTATGAAG CAGCAGCAACAGGCGTGGCCTACGGATGACATGGCACACATCTACGATAAGTGCATCTCTGACCTAGAACAGCACCTACATGCCATCCCTCCAGCTTTGGCTATGAACCCACAAGCCCAGGCCCTGCGCAGCCTGCTAGAAGCTGTGGTAATGGCACGCAACTCGCGTGATGGCATCACTGCACTGGGTCTGCTGCAGAAA gctgTTGAGGGTCTGTTGGATGCCACTAGTGGTGCAGATGCTGAACTGCTGCTGAGCTACAGAGAGTGCCACCTGCTGGTGCTGAAGGCTCTGCAGGACAGCCGTGCCTATGGGCCACAGTGGTGCAACAAGCAAATCACCAG GTGCCTGATCGAGTGCCGTGATGAGTACAAGTACAACGTGGAGGCAGTTGAGCTCTTGATCAGAAACCACCTAGTCAACATGCAGCAATATGACCTGCACCTTGCACAG tcCATGGAAAATGGCCTGCACTACATGGCAGTGGCGTTTGCTATGCAGCTGGTGAAGTTACTGCTGGTGGATGAGCGCAGTGTGAGCCACATCACTGAAGCTGACCTGTTCCACACCATCGAGACTCTCATGAGGACCTGTGCACACTCCAGAGCTAATGCACCTGAAGG CCTGCCCCAGCTGATGGATGTGGTTCGTTCCAATTACGAGGCCATGATCGACCGGCAACATGGAGGACCCAACTTCATGATGCACTCTGGGATCTCACAAGCATCTGAGTATGATGATCCTCCAGGCCTGCGTGAGAAAGCGGAGTATCTGCTGAGGGAGTGGGTTAATTTGTACCACTCAGCTGCTGCTGGCAGGGACAGCACCAAAGCCTTTTCTGCCTTCGTGGGCCAG ATGCATCAGCAAGGCATCCTGAAGACTGACGACCTCATCACTCGTTTTTTCCGGCTGTGCACAGAGATGTGTGTTGAAATAAGCTACCGTGCACAGGCTGAACAGCAGCACAACCCGGCTGCCAGTGCTGCCATCATCCGCGCCAAATGCTACCACAACCTGGATGCTTTCGTCCGCCTCATTGCCCTGCTCGTCAAGCACTCCGGGGAGGCCACAAACACGGTCACCAAAATCAACCTGTTAAACAAG GTATTGGGCATTGTAGTGGGCGTGCTGATCCAGGACCATGATGTGAGGCAGGCAGATTTCCAGCAGCTGCCATACCACCGCATTTTTATCATGCTGCTGCTGGAGCTTAATGCCCCTGAGCATGTGTTGGAGACCATCAACTTCCAGACCCTCACTGCCTTCTG CAACACCTTCCACATCTTGAGGCCAACTAAAGCCCCTGGCTTTGTGTATGCCTGGCTGGAGCTCATCTCACATAGAATCTTCATAGCCAGAATGTTGGCGCACACGCCACAACAGAAG GGATGGCCCATGTATGCCCAGCtgctgattgatttatttaagttCTTGGCCCCCTTCCTGAGGAATGTAGAGCTCAATAAACCTATGCAAATCCTCTATAAG GGCACCTTGCGGGTTCTTCTGGTCCTGCTGCATGACTTCCCAGAGTTCCTGTGCGATTATCACTATGGCTTTTGTGACGTGATTCCACCCAACTGCATCCAGCTGAGAAACCTGATCCTGAGTGCCTTTCCCCGCAACATGAGGCTTCCGGACCCCTTCACTCCCAACCTCAAG GTGGACATGCTAAGTGAGATTAACATCGCTCCACGCATTCTCACCAACTTCACCAGTGTGATGCCCTCCCAGTTCAAGAAGGACCTGGACTCGTACCTGAAGACTCGCTCGCCTGTCACGTTCCTTTCCGAGCTGCGCAGCAACCTGCAG GTGTCTAATGAGCCAGGAAACCGCTACAACATCCAGCTGATCAATGCTCTGGTGCTGTATGTAGGCACACAGGCCATCGCTCACATCCACAACAAGGGTAGCACACCCTCCATGAGCACCATCACCCACTCTGCACACATGGACATCTTCCAGAACCTCGCAGTGGACCTGGACACTGAAG GCCGCTATCTGTTCCTCAACGCGATAGCCAATCAGCTGCGTTATCCGAACAGCCACACGCACTACTTCAGCTGCACCATGCTCTACCTGTTCGCTGAAGCTAACGCAGAAGCCATTCAGGAGCAGATCACCAG GGTACTACTGGAGCGATTGATCGTGAACAGACCGCACCCCTGGGGACTGCTCATCACTTTCATTGAGCTGATAAAGAATCCTGCCTTTAAATTCTGGAGCCATGACTTTGTGCACTGCGCACCGGAGATAGAGAA GCTGTTCCAGTCTGTGGCTCAGTGCTGCATGGGACAGAAACAGGCCCAGCAGGTGATGGAGGGCACGGGTGCCACTTAG